One part of the Vicia villosa cultivar HV-30 ecotype Madison, WI linkage group LG6, Vvil1.0, whole genome shotgun sequence genome encodes these proteins:
- the LOC131609589 gene encoding uncharacterized protein LOC131609589 isoform X2, translating to MRMDANLRDLFLYEAFLYYNPLLLVTIMVWLWGVNVWVFLQSNISYPKIFDIDLNHLTHKEIWKCSTWMTILVPTSMTSYLYLYSHGEVSLAASQPVLLYIFVAMLLIFPFDIFYLSSRYFFLRTILRIAFPLQPISFPDFFLADIFTSMAKVFSDLERSVCRMVNKQVATIAWLEADSVCGSHSIAIPIVLVLPYLWRLLQCLRQYKDTKEKNCLLNALKYSTAVPVIFLSALKYHVLPEKWTTLYRPLWLLSSVINSLYSFYWDITRDWDLSGFSRIFKFTKPSLVSNLFYGRHWVYFWVIGSNLVLRGSWTYKLSAHLRHNYLTVFGITLLEMFRRFQWVFFRVENEWNKITRASVQLAEVPREEEKLLGSNIHDV from the exons ATGAGAATGGATGCAAATTTGAGAGATCTGTTTTTATACGAGGCTTTTTTGTATTACAATCCTCTCCTACTTGTG ACTATTATGGTCTGGCTTTGGGGAGTGAATGTGTGGGTATTTCTACAGTCCAATATAAGCTATCCCAAGATTTTTGATATTGATCTAAATCACCTTACTCACAAAGAGATATGGAAG TGTAGCACTTGGATGACAATCCTTGTCCCTACTAGCATGACTTCTTATCTCTATCTCTATTCTCATGGGGAAGTATCATTGGCTGCATCTCAACCA GTGCTTCTCTACATATTTGTTGCAATGCTCTTGATCTTTCCCTTCGATATATTCTATTTATCCTCTCGGTACTTCTTTTTGAGGACAATATTGCGGATAGCTTTCCCTTTGCAG CCAATTTCGTTTCCTGACTTTTTCTTGGCAGATATTTTCACCTCCATGGCAAAG GTGTTTTCAGATTTGGAGCGATCGGTTTGTAGAATGGTAAACAAACAG GTTGCTACAATTGCTTGGCTTGAAGCTGATTCAGTATGTGGTAGTCACTCAATTGCAATTCCAATAGTTCTTGTTCTTCCTTATTTGTGGCGTCTATTGCAATGTCTTCGCCAATACAAAGATACCAAAGAAAAAAATTGTCTCTTGAATG CTTTGAAATATTCGACAGCAGTCCCGGTAATTTTTCTATCGGCCCTTAAATATCATGTCTTACCTGAGAAATGGACAACCCTTTATCGGCCGCTGTGGCTTCTCTCAAGTGTCATTAATTCACTCTATTCATTTTACTGGGATATAACCAGAGATTGGGATTTAAG CGGCTTTTCACGCATATTTAAGTTCACCAAACCAAGTCTAGTTTCCAACTTGTTTTATGGACGACATTGG GTATACTTTTGGGTAATTGGAAGCAACCTTGTTTTGCGTGGTTCGTGGACTTACAAGTTATCTGCTCATCTGCGCCATAACTATCTGACAGTATTCGGTATCACTCTGTTGGAGATGTTCCGGCGTTTCCAATGGGTGTTTTTTAGGGTTGAAAATGAATGGAACAAGATTACTCGGGCCAGTGTTCAACTCGCAGAAGTTCCAAGAGAGGAGGAGAAACTACTAGGCTCAAACATTCATGATGTATAG
- the LOC131609589 gene encoding uncharacterized protein LOC131609589 isoform X1, which yields MKNMISPIQNAVPSPTFLWRFKVTLFLIWGLTCCKIGWDSVMRMDANLRDLFLYEAFLYYNPLLLVTIMVWLWGVNVWVFLQSNISYPKIFDIDLNHLTHKEIWKCSTWMTILVPTSMTSYLYLYSHGEVSLAASQPVLLYIFVAMLLIFPFDIFYLSSRYFFLRTILRIAFPLQPISFPDFFLADIFTSMAKVFSDLERSVCRMVNKQVATIAWLEADSVCGSHSIAIPIVLVLPYLWRLLQCLRQYKDTKEKNCLLNALKYSTAVPVIFLSALKYHVLPEKWTTLYRPLWLLSSVINSLYSFYWDITRDWDLSGFSRIFKFTKPSLVSNLFYGRHWVYFWVIGSNLVLRGSWTYKLSAHLRHNYLTVFGITLLEMFRRFQWVFFRVENEWNKITRASVQLAEVPREEEKLLGSNIHDV from the exons ATGAAGAATATGATTTCACCCATTCAAAATGCCGTGCCATCTCCTACTTTTCTATGGAGGTTCAAG gtGACACTCTTTCTGATATGGGGACTTACTTGCTGTAAG ATTGGTTGGGATTCTGTCATGAGAATGGATGCAAATTTGAGAGATCTGTTTTTATACGAGGCTTTTTTGTATTACAATCCTCTCCTACTTGTG ACTATTATGGTCTGGCTTTGGGGAGTGAATGTGTGGGTATTTCTACAGTCCAATATAAGCTATCCCAAGATTTTTGATATTGATCTAAATCACCTTACTCACAAAGAGATATGGAAG TGTAGCACTTGGATGACAATCCTTGTCCCTACTAGCATGACTTCTTATCTCTATCTCTATTCTCATGGGGAAGTATCATTGGCTGCATCTCAACCA GTGCTTCTCTACATATTTGTTGCAATGCTCTTGATCTTTCCCTTCGATATATTCTATTTATCCTCTCGGTACTTCTTTTTGAGGACAATATTGCGGATAGCTTTCCCTTTGCAG CCAATTTCGTTTCCTGACTTTTTCTTGGCAGATATTTTCACCTCCATGGCAAAG GTGTTTTCAGATTTGGAGCGATCGGTTTGTAGAATGGTAAACAAACAG GTTGCTACAATTGCTTGGCTTGAAGCTGATTCAGTATGTGGTAGTCACTCAATTGCAATTCCAATAGTTCTTGTTCTTCCTTATTTGTGGCGTCTATTGCAATGTCTTCGCCAATACAAAGATACCAAAGAAAAAAATTGTCTCTTGAATG CTTTGAAATATTCGACAGCAGTCCCGGTAATTTTTCTATCGGCCCTTAAATATCATGTCTTACCTGAGAAATGGACAACCCTTTATCGGCCGCTGTGGCTTCTCTCAAGTGTCATTAATTCACTCTATTCATTTTACTGGGATATAACCAGAGATTGGGATTTAAG CGGCTTTTCACGCATATTTAAGTTCACCAAACCAAGTCTAGTTTCCAACTTGTTTTATGGACGACATTGG GTATACTTTTGGGTAATTGGAAGCAACCTTGTTTTGCGTGGTTCGTGGACTTACAAGTTATCTGCTCATCTGCGCCATAACTATCTGACAGTATTCGGTATCACTCTGTTGGAGATGTTCCGGCGTTTCCAATGGGTGTTTTTTAGGGTTGAAAATGAATGGAACAAGATTACTCGGGCCAGTGTTCAACTCGCAGAAGTTCCAAGAGAGGAGGAGAAACTACTAGGCTCAAACATTCATGATGTATAG